CAGCGCCAGGTCGCGCTTGACGACCGTCGCCTCGACCAGGTCGACGGTGCTCGCCGGCAGGTCGTAGCCCGGTTGCAGAGCGGTCACCGTGACCGGCCCGGCGGGCGCCTCCAGCTGGTAGAAGCCGTCGGCGTCGGTGGTCGCGGTGATCGGCTGCGGCGCGTCCGCGGACTCGACCCGTACCGTCGCGCCGGCCAGCGGCTGGCGGTCGTTCGCGTCACTCACCGTGCCACGCAGCAGAGCACGACCAGCCACCTGGAAGGTGACCGCCTCGGCCGCGTCGAGCACCTGCTCGTCCCGCGAGTACGTCAGCGCGTCGCGGCCGGTGGCGTCCTCGATGCCGACCGTCGCCGAACCGCCGGTGGCCCCCGCGCCGGTGCCGAGCTTGCGGTACTGGATGGTGACGCGGCCGTTCTCGGCGAACCGCACCTGGACGTCGACCCGGGTCTTCGGCGCGCTCTTCAGCGCGGCCCGGTTCCAGCTCACCACGAACTGCCGGGCCGTGCCGGCTCCGGACACCTTGGTCCGCACCGTCGACGCGTGGTCCAGGACCAGGTCGTCCCAGAAGGCGTAGACGGCTGGCGCGGAGACCGCCGGGGCGGGCAGCGGCCCGTTGTCGCCGACCGAGGTGGTCGCGTCGGCGCCGAGGGTCAGGTAGCCATCGGTGTGCACCGTGAGCCGGTGGTAGGTGCTGCCGTAGAACGTCACCGGGAACGGCAGGTCGACGCCCCGGCTCGCGGTGTCGCCCGTGAGGGGCAGCACGCTCCCGCCGTCGACCCAACCCGCGGCGGCCGTGCCGGCCTGGTAGCCGTGCCGGTCGGCCTTCGCCGCGAGCGTCACGTCCACCGTCTCCGGCCCGTCCACGGTCAGCGCCACCGTCTTCGGTGCCAACCACCGGCCGTAGTCGACCAACAGGTCGTAGTCCGCCTCGGGCAGCATCCCCGTGTAGTGGCCGTCGGCGTCGGTGACGAACGCCGGGAACGTCTCCCCGGCGAGCGACAACCGGGCCCCGACGACAGGCTTGCCCGCCGGATCGGTGACCCGACCCTGGACCGCCTGCCACGGCGCGGCTTCGGAGAGGTCCAGAGTCAGGTTGGTCGTGCCGCTGGTCGACACGGTGATGGTCTGTCGTACGGTCCGTCGGGCGAAGAACGACGCGGTCAGCGTGTACTCCCCGGCCGGAACCCGACCCAACTGGACCGTGCCGCCCGCGTCGGTGCGGGCACCGCGGCTGACCAGAGCGGAGGTCAGGGTGATCCTGGCCCCGGAGAGCGCGGCCCCGTTCAGGTTCGCGTGCACCACGACGCCGCCGAGTTGCTCGGTCGAGGCCTGGGTCACCAGGTCGTACGCGTCGAGCCGGCCCTCGCCGTAGACGTTGTTGTCGGCCGGGGTGCCACCGCACTGCAGGTCGTTGACGTCGTGCGCGGTGCGGTCCAGCAGCTCGCGGGTGGTCGCCAGGTCGCGGCGCAGGTTCGGCACCGCCGACCAGGCCAGGGCGACCGCGCCGGCGACGTGCGGAGCGGCCATGGAGGTGCCGTCGCTCATGCCCCAGTCGCTGCCCGGCACCGAGGACAGGATGCCCACCCCGGGGGCGGTGATGTCCGGCCGTACCGTGTCCTCGCGGCCCGGCCCACGGCTGGAGAATTCCGCGATCACACCGGTGGCGTCGGTCGCGCCGACGGCGTACGCCAGCGGGTTGGTGGCCGGGTGGCCCGCGGAACCGCACGGCTCGGGCAACTCCTGGGCCTCGTTCCCGACCGCGAAGACGGGGAAGATGCCGGCGGCGACCCAGGAGTCGATGATCGTGTCGTAGAAGGTGGGGTCACCGTCGTGGCCACCCCAGGAGTTGTTGATGATGTCCGGCGCGAGGTCCGGGCGCGGGTTCTCGCCGTTGTGGTCGGTCGGCGCGAGCATCCACTGACCGGCGGCGAGCAGCGCGCTGTTGCTGCAGTAGTTGGCCTCACAGCCCTTGGCCGCGATCCAGGTGGCACCGGGAGCCACGCCGCTGATCCGCCCGTCGCCGTCGTCGCCGACCATCGTGCCGACGGTGTGGGTGCCGTGGCCGAAGTTGTCACAGGGCGTCGAGGGCAGGCAGATCCCGGTCGGGTCGTACCAGTTGTAGTCGTGGCTGAAGGTGCCGTCGCCGTCGTTGCCACGGTACTGGCGGACCAGCGCCGGGTGGTCGTACTGGACCCCGGAGTCGACGCTGCCGACGACGATGCCCTCGCCGCGGGTGCCGTACTCGCGCCAGACCTTGTCGGCGCCGATCGAGGTGAGGTTCCACGGCAGCTGCGGACTGTCGGCGGACGCGCCCGCGGTGCGCACCGGCTCGGCCAGCTTGGTTCCGCCGATCGACGTGATCCGCGCGACCTCCGCCCGACCGGCCAACTCGGTCACCAGTTTCAGGTCACCGGTGACCTCGATGATGTTCGCGATCCAGTACGGGGTGAAGTCCGCGTGCCGGTCACGCAGCAGGGTGCGCAGGCCGCGCTGGGTCTTCTCGGCGTGCGCCAGCTTGGTCTCGTAGACCCGCTTGGTGCGGGCCACTCGCCCGGCCCGGCCACCGGCGGCCCGCTCGACCCGGTCCAGGTCGCCCTGGTCCAGGGTGGCCTCGTCGGTCAGCTCCACGAAGAAGCTGGCGTCGGTGCCGGCGCGGGCCGCACCGAGCACGCGCGGGTCCACCTTGCGCAGCGGATCGACCGCACCGACGGTGGGTGCGGGCGCGGCCACGGCGGCACCCGTGGGCAGTGCGAGCACGATGGCCAGCGCCGCACCGACGGCACCCATGGCTCGACGTGTCCGCTGTCTGGGTCTGAGCATGAAGAACGTCCCTCCCTCGGGCGGTCGCCCGGGGAAGGCCGGCACCGCCGTCGCCGATTCTCAGGCGACGGACCTCCGGTTGAACCGCTTGATCACTGGCGGAGCACGGACATGGCGGGACTCCGCCATCCCGCGTTGGCCACAGCGACACCGGCACGCCATCACGACAGTCAGGCAGGCATGCGCGCGCACGACGGTCAGGCCCGCATGCGCGCGGACACGACGATGACGAGCACCAGCGGCACGATCAACAGTGCCGGGGCGACAACCGGCAGGTGCAGGGCGACCAGGGCGCCGACCGCGGCGCCGACCATCAGGGCCAGCAACACCTGAGCCTTGGGGCGCAGACTGTCCCACGGGCTGCGCGCGGCGACGCCGGCGATCAGGCTCGTGAGCGTGCCGGTCAGGTACGTGGAGGACAGGCCCGCCACGCCGAACCGTTGGATCGCACTGCTCTGCACGCCCAGCGCCGCCGCGGAGAGCATCAGCAGCGCGAGATGGACGTGCGCGTCGGGGGCCCCGAGTGTGACCTCCCAGACGACGAAGAACACGACGAACACCAGTAGCTCCAGGACCAGCGCCCAGGTGACCCGTCGTGGCCAGACCGGATCGTCGGGCTGTGCCGAGCCGACGACGCGGGCGCCCGCGAGGACGCCGACGATGAAGCTGATGATGGCGCAGCCCGACGTCAGCGCGAGGTCGGCTTCACCTCTGCCCGCCGAGAGCCCGAGCAGGACCATGTTGCCGGTCATGACGCTGGAGAAGGCGCCGCCGAGGGAGAGGAACCCGATGGCGTCGGCACTCCCCGTCAGGAAGGTGAGGACGACGACGAGCGTGTTCCGCCGTCGCAGGAGGCGCTGGTCCTCCCCGGCTGCGCCGTGGGGGCGGATGACGCGAGGCACTGTGCTCGACACTGTCGGCTATCCTCCAGAGATTGTTCTTCGTATACACGAAGCTCGGACACGTTACGGAGAGGCAACCAGGTGGCTGACGACCTGCGGGACAAGCTCGGCGCGCAACACCTGCCGCTACGCGATCAGGTCCTCGCCGCTCTGCGGACCGCCATCATCGACGGCGACTACCTACCCGGCGAACGGCTCACCGAGGACCGGTTGGCCGAGGACTTCGGGGTTTCCCGCAACCCCGTCCGCGAGGCTCTGCGCGTCGCGGAGGCGGAGGGTTTCGTCGTGATCCTCCCCCGTCGGGGAGCGGTCGTCGCCTCCCCCAGCAGCGGGACCATCGCCGACATGTTCGCCGTCCGCGAGCGCCTGGAGGCGCTGGCCGCCCGGCTGGCCGCCGAGCGGGCGACCGTCGCGGACGTGGCGGCCCTGCGTGCTCTGCTCGACGAGGGCCGCGACGCGACGCAGCGGCAGGACCTGGCCCGGGTCGCCGAGCTGAACAGCGCACTGCACCTGCGCATCCTCCAGATCAGCGGAAACCCCTGGCTGTCGTCGATCGCCAAGTCGCTCTACCTCCATGTCCAGTGGGTCTTCCGGCTGGGCGCGGCGGAACGCGCGCCGCACTCGTGGGCCGAGCACATCCAGCTCGTCGACGCCATCGAGTCAGGCGACGGTGACCGCGCCGAGCGGGCCGCACTCGACCATCTCGACGCGGCATCCGCGGCGGCGTACGAGAACGCCGAGGGTGGCTACGGCGCCCACTAACGACCGCACGCGTAGCCCTGCATCCCCCGCGGGTTCGCGCCGGCCGCCAGCACACCCGTAGCCGGGTCGCGGGTCACCGCGCAGAGCCGACCGAGGCTCCACCCGTCGGAGCGCCGCACCTCGTGCCCGTACGCCCGCAGGGTGGCCAGCACGTCGTCGTCGAGACGGTCCTCCACCACCAGGACGCCGGGTTCCATGTCCCGTGGATAGAACGACCCCGGCAGGCTGAGCGTGTGCCAGGCCGGCGCGTCGATGGCCTCCTGGAGGGGCTGACCGCCGACGAGATGCCGGAGCAGGAACGGCAACTGCCACTGGTCCTGCTGGTCGCCGCCGGGGGTGCCGCACGCCATTACCGGCTCGCCGTCGCGGTGCACCATCGTCGGGCTCAGTGTGGTACGCGGTCGACGGCCCGGTGCCAGCGACGAGGCGAGCCCCTCTTCCAGCCAGAACATCTGCAGCCGGCTCCCCAGCGGGAAACCGAGCTCCGGGATGGTGGGCGAGCTCTGCAGCCAGCCGCCACTCGGGGTCGCGGAGATCATGTTGCCCCACCGGTCGACCACGTCCACGTGGCAGGTGTCGCCGCGGGTCACCCCGTCCGACTGGATGGTCGGCTCCCCCGTGGTGGGGTCCGTCGAGTCGACGCGACTCCCCGCACCGGGTTGGACGTGGGCGGGTAGGCGTGGCTGCGCCCCGTCGGGACGCCCCGGCCGTAGCTCCGCCGACGCGCGGTCGCCGATCAGGGCTGCCCGTTCCCGCGCGTACTCCCGGGAGAGCAGTGCCTTGGCGGGCACGTCGGTGCCGTCGCCGTACCAGGCCTCCCGGTCGGCGAAGGCGAGCTTGAGCGCCTCGGCCTGGGCGTGGACGCCCGCTGCGGTCCCCGCGTCGTACGCGCCGGGGTCGTCGAGGGCGTCCAGGGTGGCCAGTGCCTGCAGCAGCACCGGGCCCTGCCCCCAGAAACCGGTCTTCGCCACCGAGTAGCCGTGCCAGTCGAGGGTGGCGGGCGCCTCCCAGGTCGCCGAGTACGCGGCGAGGTCGTCGCCGGTCACCAGCCCGGCGTTCGGGCGCCCACTGGAGTCCCGGAACGGTTGTCGGCTGAACTTCTCGATCGCCTCGGCCACGAAACCCGTACTCCAGGCCCGCCGCGCCGCCTCGATCTGTGCCTCCCGGTCGGCGCCGGCCGCCTGCCCGGCCTCGACCAGCCTGCTCAGCGTGCGCGCGTACACCGGGTTGGCGAACATCTCCCCGGCGGACGGTGGCCGGCCGCCACGCAGCCAGAGCGCGGCGGAGGTGGGCCAGTGTTCCTCGAACAACGACCGCACCGCCGCCACGGTGTCACCGACCCGGCCCAGCAGCGGGTGGCCGGCGCCGGCGTAGCCGATCGCCGGCTCCAGCACCTCGGCGAGGGTGAGCGTGCCGTGCTCGCGCAGCAGCAGGAGCCAGGCGTCCACAGCGCCGGGTACGGCCGCCGCGAGCGGCCCGGCCCCGGGGATGAGGTCCATCCCGAGGGACCGGAAGTGCGCGATGGTGGCAGCGGCCGGTGCCGGCCCCTGACCGCACAGCACCTTCGGCCTCGGGTCCCCGGCGGTGGCCACGATGGCCGGCACCTCGCCACCCGGCCCGTTCAGGTGCGGTTCGACGACGTGCAGGACGAACCCGGCGGTGACCGCGGCGTCGAAGGCGTTGCCCCCGCGTTCGAGGATGCCCATCGCCGCCTGGCTGGCGAGCCAGTGCGTCGAGGACACCATGCCGAAGGTGCCCTGCAGCGTGGGTCGGGTGGTGAACGTCATGACAACACCTCACTCGGATCTGTGGTGCGAACGTCGGGGCCGGTGCCGTCCGGTTGGACCAGGTGGCAGGCGGCCATGCCGTCGCCGATCGGCGTCTGCGCCGGCACCTCCGTCGCGCACCTGTCGAACGCGAGCGGGCACCGGGTGCGGAACCGGCAGCCGGACGGCGGGTCGAGCGCGGACGGCAGGTCGTCGCCGAGCAGCACCGGCTGACGCTGCCGTTGGCGCACCGGGTCGGCCACCGGCGCGGCCGACAGCAGCGCCTGTGTGTACGGGTGGGCGGGCCGGGCGAAGATCCGCTCGCGGGTGCCCTTCTCGACGAGTTGGCCCAGGTACATGACGGCGATGTCGTCGGCCAGGTACTCGACCGCGGACAGGTCGTGGGTGATGAAGAGGCAGGCGAACCCGATGTCGCGTTGCAGGTCGGCGAGGAGGTTGAGCACCGACGCCTGCACGGACACGTCGAGTGCGCTGGTGGGTTCGTCAGCGATGAGCAGCATGGGTTCGGAGATCAGCGCTCGGGCGATGCTGACCCGTTGGCGTTGCCCGCCGGACAGCTCGTGCGGGTAGCGCCGCGCCACTTCGGCCCGCAGGCCCACCCGCTCGAGCTGCGGGGCGACGCGGGCCTCCCGCTCGCGCCGTGAGATCCGTTTGCCGGCCAGCCGGAGCGGCTCGGCCACGATCTCGCCGACCAGCATCCGCGGGTCCAGTGACGCGGCCGGGTCCTGGAAGACGATCGACACCGCGCCACGGTGGGGGCGCAGCCGCCGTCGGGACAGATGGGTGACGTCCGTACCGGCGATCTGGACCGTGCCCGCGGTCGGTTCGACGAGGCGCACCACGCATCGGCCCACTGTCGACTTCCCGGAGCCGCTCTCCCCCACCAGGGCCGTGACCCGGCCCCTCGGGATCGTGAGGGACACCCCGTCCACGGCGCGGACCGGGCCGAAGTGCATCACCAGGTCCTCGATCTCCAGGGCGTTGGGCTGCGGCGTCATCGGTTCGCCTCCTGGTGTGCCATCGAGCAGGGGTGCCAACAGGCCGCGAGGTGGTCCGTGCCTCCGTGCCGCTGCAGCGGCGGTGCGGAGTCGCGGCACTGCGCGTCGGCGGCCGGGCAGCGGTCCGCGAAGGTGCATGCGTCGGGCTGGGACGACAGGACGGGCACCAGCCCGGGGATCTCCGTCAACCGGTCCGTCCCGGCGTGCCGGCCCGGCTGCGGCGACGCGGACAGCAGGCCGGCCGTGTAGTGGTGTCGCGGGTGCGCGAACAGGTCGTCGACCGGTGCCCGCTCCACCACCCGCCCGGCGTACATGACGACGACGCGGTCCGCGATGTCGGCGATCACACCGAGGTCGTGCGTGATGATGAGGATGCTCGTGCCGAGCCGGTCGCGCAGGTCCCGCAGCACCTGGAGGATGCCGGCCTGGACCGTGACGTCCAGCGCGGTGGTGGGCTCGTCGGCCACCAGCACCTTCGGGCCGCAGGCCACGGCCATCGCGATCATCACGCGCTGGCGCATGCCGCCGGAGAGCTGGTGCGGGTAGGCGTCGACGCGTTGGGATGCGGACGGAATCCCGACGAGCGTCAGCAGCTCGACGGCGCGAGCCCGCGCCGCCCGTCGGGACATCCGCTCGTGGACCTGGAGCACCTCCCCGATCTGACGCCCCACGGTGAGCACCGGGTTCAAGGACGTCATCGGTTCCTGGAAGATGTAGGCGATCTCCTGGCCGCGTACCCGCCGAAGCGCCGACTCGCGGGCGCCGACCAGTTCGGTGCCGTCGAGGCGTACGGAGCCGGTGATCCGGGCGCTGCCCGGCAGCAGGCCGGCGATGCTCATCGCGGTGACGCTCTTTCCGCACCCCGACTCGCCCACCATCCCGACGATCTCCCCGGGGGCGAGGTCCAGGCTGACACCGTCGACCGCCGAGACGGTGCCGGTCTCGGTCGGAAAGGACACCGAGAGGTCGCGGATCTCCAGCACGGGCGCGGAGGCGGTGGTCATCGCCGGTCTCCCTTCGGGTCGAGGGCGTCGCGGAGGGCATCGCCGAAGACGTTGAACGCCAGCGCCAGACCCATGATCACGACACCGGGCAGGACCGCGGCCCAGGGTGCGCGGGCGGCGAACTGTTGGGCGGTGGCCAGCATGGTGCCCAGGCTGGGTGCCGGTGGTTGGATGCCGAGGCCGAGGAACGACAGGACCGCCTCGCCGAGGATCGCGGCCGGGATGGCGACGGTGGCCTGCACCAGGATCACCGACGTCGCGTTCGGCAGGATGTGCCGGGCCAGCACCCACAGGTCACTGGCACCGTCCACGACGGCTGCCGCGACGAAGTCCAGTGACTTGAGGCGCAGCGTGTCCGAGCGGACGACCCGGATCACCCCGGGGATCTGGGCGATGCCGATGGCCACGGCGGCGTTGCCCAGGCTGGCCCCCCGGATGGCTGCCAACCCCACCGCCATGATCAGAAACGGGAACGCGAGCAGCAGGTCGGTGAAGCGCGAGATCACGGCGTCCCAGGCCCGGAAGTAACCGGCCGCGAGCCCGAGCGGCACACCGAGGACCAGGGAGGTGGCCACCGCCAGGAGCCCCACCTGCAACGATGCCCGCGCGCCGAGCATGATGCGGGAGAGGACGTCCCGACCGAGGTCGTCGGTGCCGAGCACGTGCCCGGCGGTGCCCGGGGGTGCGAACGTCCGGGCGAAGTCGGTCTGGTCGACGGAGTAGGGCGCGAGCCACGGTGAGAGCAGCGCGATGCCGGCCGCGAGTGCCAGCACGACGAAGCTCACGACGGCGAGCGGGTTGCGGCGCAGCCGCCGCAGCACGCGCGTTCGCCGGGTGACGCTGACGGAGGCTGTCTCCGCCATCGGC
The nucleotide sequence above comes from Micromonospora luteifusca. Encoded proteins:
- a CDS encoding S8 family serine peptidase — protein: MLRPRQRTRRAMGAVGAALAIVLALPTGAAVAAPAPTVGAVDPLRKVDPRVLGAARAGTDASFFVELTDEATLDQGDLDRVERAAGGRAGRVARTKRVYETKLAHAEKTQRGLRTLLRDRHADFTPYWIANIIEVTGDLKLVTELAGRAEVARITSIGGTKLAEPVRTAGASADSPQLPWNLTSIGADKVWREYGTRGEGIVVGSVDSGVQYDHPALVRQYRGNDGDGTFSHDYNWYDPTGICLPSTPCDNFGHGTHTVGTMVGDDGDGRISGVAPGATWIAAKGCEANYCSNSALLAAGQWMLAPTDHNGENPRPDLAPDIINNSWGGHDGDPTFYDTIIDSWVAAGIFPVFAVGNEAQELPEPCGSAGHPATNPLAYAVGATDATGVIAEFSSRGPGREDTVRPDITAPGVGILSSVPGSDWGMSDGTSMAAPHVAGAVALAWSAVPNLRRDLATTRELLDRTAHDVNDLQCGGTPADNNVYGEGRLDAYDLVTQASTEQLGGVVVHANLNGAALSGARITLTSALVSRGARTDAGGTVQLGRVPAGEYTLTASFFARRTVRQTITVSTSGTTNLTLDLSEAAPWQAVQGRVTDPAGKPVVGARLSLAGETFPAFVTDADGHYTGMLPEADYDLLVDYGRWLAPKTVALTVDGPETVDVTLAAKADRHGYQAGTAAAGWVDGGSVLPLTGDTASRGVDLPFPVTFYGSTYHRLTVHTDGYLTLGADATTSVGDNGPLPAPAVSAPAVYAFWDDLVLDHASTVRTKVSGAGTARQFVVSWNRAALKSAPKTRVDVQVRFAENGRVTIQYRKLGTGAGATGGSATVGIEDATGRDALTYSRDEQVLDAAEAVTFQVAGRALLRGTVSDANDRQPLAGATVRVESADAPQPITATTDADGFYQLEAPAGPVTVTALQPGYDLPASTVDLVEATVVKRDLALRTPLLLANRNAVALTARAGTTRTATVSLTNRGDLPATWLAREINSPTPPTGIPGRQLSSFPVKEMYNAYGVGYRNGELIVSNSYLFGEMQRFSTDGRSLGKGVLPIGGWPSDMAYVPSRDLMCAPKMSFIGELPIVCFDPDTLEVKETITGPWVGKLYYGLAYRASDDTFYLSGDGGIRHLAGLSHPQPGSVLGECTPPIPWITGLALNEEHNVLWGINQDSKESIWALDPATCQPLASVPDPDPNPLSGAGLDLDEQGNLWVLGGATGRPYAGKVYHVDGSLPAYSEVPWLSAATSGEVQPGAKDDLTITVDTTGLAAGTHVATLLVTNNGAKGASTPITVSVTVTK
- a CDS encoding YoaK family protein; this encodes MSSTVPRVIRPHGAAGEDQRLLRRRNTLVVVLTFLTGSADAIGFLSLGGAFSSVMTGNMVLLGLSAGRGEADLALTSGCAIISFIVGVLAGARVVGSAQPDDPVWPRRVTWALVLELLVFVVFFVVWEVTLGAPDAHVHLALLMLSAAALGVQSSAIQRFGVAGLSSTYLTGTLTSLIAGVAARSPWDSLRPKAQVLLALMVGAAVGALVALHLPVVAPALLIVPLVLVIVVSARMRA
- a CDS encoding GntR family transcriptional regulator, which gives rise to MADDLRDKLGAQHLPLRDQVLAALRTAIIDGDYLPGERLTEDRLAEDFGVSRNPVREALRVAEAEGFVVILPRRGAVVASPSSGTIADMFAVRERLEALAARLAAERATVADVAALRALLDEGRDATQRQDLARVAELNSALHLRILQISGNPWLSSIAKSLYLHVQWVFRLGAAERAPHSWAEHIQLVDAIESGDGDRAERAALDHLDAASAAAYENAEGGYGAH
- a CDS encoding gamma-glutamyltransferase family protein; amino-acid sequence: MTFTTRPTLQGTFGMVSSTHWLASQAAMGILERGGNAFDAAVTAGFVLHVVEPHLNGPGGEVPAIVATAGDPRPKVLCGQGPAPAAATIAHFRSLGMDLIPGAGPLAAAVPGAVDAWLLLLREHGTLTLAEVLEPAIGYAGAGHPLLGRVGDTVAAVRSLFEEHWPTSAALWLRGGRPPSAGEMFANPVYARTLSRLVEAGQAAGADREAQIEAARRAWSTGFVAEAIEKFSRQPFRDSSGRPNAGLVTGDDLAAYSATWEAPATLDWHGYSVAKTGFWGQGPVLLQALATLDALDDPGAYDAGTAAGVHAQAEALKLAFADREAWYGDGTDVPAKALLSREYARERAALIGDRASAELRPGRPDGAQPRLPAHVQPGAGSRVDSTDPTTGEPTIQSDGVTRGDTCHVDVVDRWGNMISATPSGGWLQSSPTIPELGFPLGSRLQMFWLEEGLASSLAPGRRPRTTLSPTMVHRDGEPVMACGTPGGDQQDQWQLPFLLRHLVGGQPLQEAIDAPAWHTLSLPGSFYPRDMEPGVLVVEDRLDDDVLATLRAYGHEVRRSDGWSLGRLCAVTRDPATGVLAAGANPRGMQGYACGR
- a CDS encoding ABC transporter ATP-binding protein — encoded protein: MTPQPNALEIEDLVMHFGPVRAVDGVSLTIPRGRVTALVGESGSGKSTVGRCVVRLVEPTAGTVQIAGTDVTHLSRRRLRPHRGAVSIVFQDPAASLDPRMLVGEIVAEPLRLAGKRISRREREARVAPQLERVGLRAEVARRYPHELSGGQRQRVSIARALISEPMLLIADEPTSALDVSVQASVLNLLADLQRDIGFACLFITHDLSAVEYLADDIAVMYLGQLVEKGTRERIFARPAHPYTQALLSAAPVADPVRQRQRQPVLLGDDLPSALDPPSGCRFRTRCPLAFDRCATEVPAQTPIGDGMAACHLVQPDGTGPDVRTTDPSEVLS
- a CDS encoding ABC transporter ATP-binding protein, translated to MTTASAPVLEIRDLSVSFPTETGTVSAVDGVSLDLAPGEIVGMVGESGCGKSVTAMSIAGLLPGSARITGSVRLDGTELVGARESALRRVRGQEIAYIFQEPMTSLNPVLTVGRQIGEVLQVHERMSRRAARARAVELLTLVGIPSASQRVDAYPHQLSGGMRQRVMIAMAVACGPKVLVADEPTTALDVTVQAGILQVLRDLRDRLGTSILIITHDLGVIADIADRVVVMYAGRVVERAPVDDLFAHPRHHYTAGLLSASPQPGRHAGTDRLTEIPGLVPVLSSQPDACTFADRCPAADAQCRDSAPPLQRHGGTDHLAACWHPCSMAHQEANR
- a CDS encoding ABC transporter permease yields the protein MTVLTVPMAETASVSVTRRTRVLRRLRRNPLAVVSFVVLALAAGIALLSPWLAPYSVDQTDFARTFAPPGTAGHVLGTDDLGRDVLSRIMLGARASLQVGLLAVATSLVLGVPLGLAAGYFRAWDAVISRFTDLLLAFPFLIMAVGLAAIRGASLGNAAVAIGIAQIPGVIRVVRSDTLRLKSLDFVAAAVVDGASDLWVLARHILPNATSVILVQATVAIPAAILGEAVLSFLGLGIQPPAPSLGTMLATAQQFAARAPWAAVLPGVVIMGLALAFNVFGDALRDALDPKGDRR